A region from the Misgurnus anguillicaudatus chromosome 7, ASM2758022v2, whole genome shotgun sequence genome encodes:
- the rgs7a gene encoding regulator of G-protein signaling 7a isoform X3 — protein sequence MAKNNSLHSNSNGETDDSPNMLVYRKMEDVIARMQDEKNGIPIRTVKSFLSKIPSVFSGSDIVQWILKNLGIEDQVEALHLGTLMAAHGYFFPISDHVLTLKDDGTFYRFQTPYFWPSNCWEPENTDYAVYLCKRTMQNKARLELADYEAESLARLQRAFARKWEFIFMQAEAQAKVDKKRDKIERKILDSQERAFWDVHRPVPGCVNTTEVDIKKSSRMKNPHKTRKSVYGLQNDIRSHSPTHVPAPEAKQPTEEELQEQIKFWQSQLDKHRLKMSKVAESLLSYTEQYSDYDPFLCTPDPSNPWISDDTTLWEMEASKEPGQTRVRRWGFGIDEVLKDPVGREQFLKFLESEFSSENLRFWLAVQELKRRPIREVPTRVQEIWEEFLAPGAPSAINVDSKSYDKTTQNVKDPGRYAFEDAQEHIYKLMKSDSYSRFIRSSAYQELLQAKKKKSKNLF from the exons ATGGAGGATGTTATTGCCAGAATGCAGGATGAGAAAAACGGCATACCTATTCGTACAGTGAAGAGTTTCCTGTCCAAGATTCCCAGTGTCTTCTCTG GTTCAGACATTGTCCAATGGATTTTGAAGAATCTAGGTATTGAAGATCAAG TTGAGGCTCTTCATCTGGGCACACTGATGGCGGCTCACGGCTATTTCTTTCCCATCTCTGACCATGTGCTCACACTTAAAGATGATGGCACGTTCTACAGATTCCAG ACACCATACTTCTGGCCTTCAAACTGCTGGGAGCCTGAGAATACTGACTATG CTGTGTACTTGTGCAAAAGAACAATGCAGAACAAAGCTCGCCTGGAACTCGCTGATTATGAAGCT GAGAGTTTAGCACGGTTACAGCGGGCCTTTGCCAGGAAATGGGAGTTTATATTTATGCAAGCAGAGGCTCAGGCCAA AGTTGATAAGAAAAGAGACAAAATTGAAAGGAAAATACTGGACAGTCAGGAAAGAGCTTTCTGGGATGTGCACAGACCAGTG CCAGGATGTGTGAATACGACAGAAGTGGACATAAAGAAATCATCCAGGATGAAGAACCCTCACAAAACAAGAAAG TCTGTATACGGCCTTCAAAATGACATTCGCAGCCACAGCCCGACGCACGTACCGGCCCCCGAGGCCAAGCAGCCAACCGAAGAAGAGCTTCAGGAACAG ATCAAGTTTTGGCAATCACAGTTAGATAAACATCGATTGAAAATGTCTAAAGTTGCAGAGAG TTTGTTGAGCTATACTGAGCAGTACTCAGACTATGACCCCTTCTTGTGCACCCCTGACCCCTCCAACCCATGGATATCAGATGACACAACACTCTGGGAGATGGAGGCCAG TAAGGAACCGGGTCAGACTAGAGTTAGACGCTGGGGCTTCGGTATTGATGAGGTCTTGAAAGATCCTGTTGGTCGGGAGCAGTTCCTCAAATTCCTGGAGTCAGAATTCAGCTCAGAAAACCTCAG GTTTTGGCTGGCAGTGCAGGAGTTAAAGAGGAGGCCGATTCGTGAGGTGCCAACGCGGGTGCAGGAGATCTGGGAGGAGTTTTTGGCTCCTGGAGCTCCCAGCGCCATCAACGTTGACTCGAAGAGTTACGATAAAACCACGCAGAATGTCAAAGACCCGGGACGATATGCATTTGAGGATGCACAG GAGCACATCTATAAGCTGATGAAGAGCGATTCTTATAGTCGTTTTATTAGATCCAGTGCCTACCAGGAGCTTCTGCAGGCCAAAAAAAAG AAAAGTAAGAACTTGTTTTGA
- the rgs7a gene encoding regulator of G-protein signaling 7a isoform X1: MAKNNSLHSNSNGETDDSPNMLVYRKMEDVIARMQDEKNGIPIRTVKSFLSKIPSVFSGSDIVQWILKNLGIEDQVEALHLGTLMAAHGYFFPISDHVLTLKDDGTFYRFQTPYFWPSNCWEPENTDYAVYLCKRTMQNKARLELADYEAESLARLQRAFARKWEFIFMQAEAQAKVDKKRDKIERKILDSQERAFWDVHRPVPGCVNTTEVDIKKSSRMKNPHKTRKSVYGLQNDIRSHSPTHVPAPEAKQPTEEELQEQIKFWQSQLDKHRLKMSKVAESLLSYTEQYSDYDPFLCTPDPSNPWISDDTTLWEMEASKEPGQTRVRRWGFGIDEVLKDPVGREQFLKFLESEFSSENLRFWLAVQELKRRPIREVPTRVQEIWEEFLAPGAPSAINVDSKSYDKTTQNVKDPGRYAFEDAQEHIYKLMKSDSYSRFIRSSAYQELLQAKKKFGGILDRRTSFEKFTRNVGKSLISKRLPAVVQSC; this comes from the exons ATGGAGGATGTTATTGCCAGAATGCAGGATGAGAAAAACGGCATACCTATTCGTACAGTGAAGAGTTTCCTGTCCAAGATTCCCAGTGTCTTCTCTG GTTCAGACATTGTCCAATGGATTTTGAAGAATCTAGGTATTGAAGATCAAG TTGAGGCTCTTCATCTGGGCACACTGATGGCGGCTCACGGCTATTTCTTTCCCATCTCTGACCATGTGCTCACACTTAAAGATGATGGCACGTTCTACAGATTCCAG ACACCATACTTCTGGCCTTCAAACTGCTGGGAGCCTGAGAATACTGACTATG CTGTGTACTTGTGCAAAAGAACAATGCAGAACAAAGCTCGCCTGGAACTCGCTGATTATGAAGCT GAGAGTTTAGCACGGTTACAGCGGGCCTTTGCCAGGAAATGGGAGTTTATATTTATGCAAGCAGAGGCTCAGGCCAA AGTTGATAAGAAAAGAGACAAAATTGAAAGGAAAATACTGGACAGTCAGGAAAGAGCTTTCTGGGATGTGCACAGACCAGTG CCAGGATGTGTGAATACGACAGAAGTGGACATAAAGAAATCATCCAGGATGAAGAACCCTCACAAAACAAGAAAG TCTGTATACGGCCTTCAAAATGACATTCGCAGCCACAGCCCGACGCACGTACCGGCCCCCGAGGCCAAGCAGCCAACCGAAGAAGAGCTTCAGGAACAG ATCAAGTTTTGGCAATCACAGTTAGATAAACATCGATTGAAAATGTCTAAAGTTGCAGAGAG TTTGTTGAGCTATACTGAGCAGTACTCAGACTATGACCCCTTCTTGTGCACCCCTGACCCCTCCAACCCATGGATATCAGATGACACAACACTCTGGGAGATGGAGGCCAG TAAGGAACCGGGTCAGACTAGAGTTAGACGCTGGGGCTTCGGTATTGATGAGGTCTTGAAAGATCCTGTTGGTCGGGAGCAGTTCCTCAAATTCCTGGAGTCAGAATTCAGCTCAGAAAACCTCAG GTTTTGGCTGGCAGTGCAGGAGTTAAAGAGGAGGCCGATTCGTGAGGTGCCAACGCGGGTGCAGGAGATCTGGGAGGAGTTTTTGGCTCCTGGAGCTCCCAGCGCCATCAACGTTGACTCGAAGAGTTACGATAAAACCACGCAGAATGTCAAAGACCCGGGACGATATGCATTTGAGGATGCACAG GAGCACATCTATAAGCTGATGAAGAGCGATTCTTATAGTCGTTTTATTAGATCCAGTGCCTACCAGGAGCTTCTGCAGGCCAAAAAAAAG TTTGGAGGCATACTGGATCGCAGAACCTCATTTGAAAAGTTCACTCGTAATGTG ggCAAATCTCTGATATCC
- the rgs7a gene encoding regulator of G-protein signaling 7a isoform X2, which translates to MAKNNSLHSNSNGETDDSPNMLVYRKMEDVIARMQDEKNGIPIRTVKSFLSKIPSVFSGSDIVQWILKNLGIEDQVEALHLGTLMAAHGYFFPISDHVLTLKDDGTFYRFQTPYFWPSNCWEPENTDYAVYLCKRTMQNKARLELADYEAESLARLQRAFARKWEFIFMQAEAQAKVDKKRDKIERKILDSQERAFWDVHRPVPGCVNTTEVDIKKSSRMKNPHKTRKSVYGLQNDIRSHSPTHVPAPEAKQPTEEELQEQIKFWQSQLDKHRLKMSKVAESLLSYTEQYSDYDPFLCTPDPSNPWISDDTTLWEMEASKEPGQTRVRRWGFGIDEVLKDPVGREQFLKFLESEFSSENLRFWLAVQELKRRPIREVPTRVQEIWEEFLAPGAPSAINVDSKSYDKTTQNVKDPGRYAFEDAQEHIYKLMKSDSYSRFIRSSAYQELLQAKKKGKSLISKRLPAVVQSC; encoded by the exons ATGGAGGATGTTATTGCCAGAATGCAGGATGAGAAAAACGGCATACCTATTCGTACAGTGAAGAGTTTCCTGTCCAAGATTCCCAGTGTCTTCTCTG GTTCAGACATTGTCCAATGGATTTTGAAGAATCTAGGTATTGAAGATCAAG TTGAGGCTCTTCATCTGGGCACACTGATGGCGGCTCACGGCTATTTCTTTCCCATCTCTGACCATGTGCTCACACTTAAAGATGATGGCACGTTCTACAGATTCCAG ACACCATACTTCTGGCCTTCAAACTGCTGGGAGCCTGAGAATACTGACTATG CTGTGTACTTGTGCAAAAGAACAATGCAGAACAAAGCTCGCCTGGAACTCGCTGATTATGAAGCT GAGAGTTTAGCACGGTTACAGCGGGCCTTTGCCAGGAAATGGGAGTTTATATTTATGCAAGCAGAGGCTCAGGCCAA AGTTGATAAGAAAAGAGACAAAATTGAAAGGAAAATACTGGACAGTCAGGAAAGAGCTTTCTGGGATGTGCACAGACCAGTG CCAGGATGTGTGAATACGACAGAAGTGGACATAAAGAAATCATCCAGGATGAAGAACCCTCACAAAACAAGAAAG TCTGTATACGGCCTTCAAAATGACATTCGCAGCCACAGCCCGACGCACGTACCGGCCCCCGAGGCCAAGCAGCCAACCGAAGAAGAGCTTCAGGAACAG ATCAAGTTTTGGCAATCACAGTTAGATAAACATCGATTGAAAATGTCTAAAGTTGCAGAGAG TTTGTTGAGCTATACTGAGCAGTACTCAGACTATGACCCCTTCTTGTGCACCCCTGACCCCTCCAACCCATGGATATCAGATGACACAACACTCTGGGAGATGGAGGCCAG TAAGGAACCGGGTCAGACTAGAGTTAGACGCTGGGGCTTCGGTATTGATGAGGTCTTGAAAGATCCTGTTGGTCGGGAGCAGTTCCTCAAATTCCTGGAGTCAGAATTCAGCTCAGAAAACCTCAG GTTTTGGCTGGCAGTGCAGGAGTTAAAGAGGAGGCCGATTCGTGAGGTGCCAACGCGGGTGCAGGAGATCTGGGAGGAGTTTTTGGCTCCTGGAGCTCCCAGCGCCATCAACGTTGACTCGAAGAGTTACGATAAAACCACGCAGAATGTCAAAGACCCGGGACGATATGCATTTGAGGATGCACAG GAGCACATCTATAAGCTGATGAAGAGCGATTCTTATAGTCGTTTTATTAGATCCAGTGCCTACCAGGAGCTTCTGCAGGCCAAAAAAAAG ggCAAATCTCTGATATCC